The following nucleotide sequence is from Terriglobia bacterium.
ACTGAAGCTTTGCGCATCCTTTATCCTCCTTAAAGAATCGGACAGTTTTTACAAAACACCGGGCCGATAGTAATGGAAACCCAGCGAGCAGTCAACAACTTAGGGCTGCCAACAACTTAGGGCTGCGCTACCGCGCGTACGTTCCGCACCTTATGCTTGCCTTAGGTCCTTGAAAATCCTGGTCAAAGCGGGAACGACCTTGAATAAATCGTCGACGATGCCGTAATGCGCCACTTTGAAGATCGGCGCCTCCACGTCTTTATTGATAGCGACAATGCAGCGTGAGGTTTGCATGCCCACCAGATGCTGAATCGCGCCGGAAATCCCAATGGCGATATAGAGTTTCGGAGAAACCGTCTGCCCCGAGCTGCCGATCTGATATTCGCGTGGCAGCCATTCCGCATCCACGACGGGGCGGGAGGCGCCGACGGATCCGCCGATGGCTTCCGCCAGCTCAAATATCAGGGAGAAGTTCTCCTTCTCCTTCAAGCCGCGGCCGCCCGAGACGATGATCGGCGCGGAGCTCAGATCGGCCTTCCCTTTCGGCGCCTCGACGCGCTCGATAAGTTTCCGCCTTCCCGGCGCAGTCAATGAAACGGAGAAAGGGACGATCTCCGCACTGCCGCCCGCCTCGACCTCGTCACCCGGGAATGCCCCCGGCGAAGCGGTGGCGAAATAAGGCGGCTCACCTCGAACCGCCGTCTTCATGTTCATCTTTGCGTTGAAAATCTGGCGCGTAAGGATCAGGCGGTCGCCCTGTTTTTCGTATTCCACGCAGCCCGCGATCAAGGGCCGCCGCAGCGCCACCGACAGGCGTGGAGCAAAATCCATGCCTTGGGTGGTGTGGCCGATCAATACCAGAAATGGCGGCTCTTTTTCGCAGAGTGATTTCAACGCTTCGACGTATGCATCCGGGTTGTACTCCGCCAATTGAGGATCGTCGATGGTAACGACGCGATCGATCTTTTTGCTTTTCAGCTCCTCTGCGAGCGAGGTGGTGTTTTCGCCCAGAACAACCGCCGAAACGGGCTGACCGAAGTCGCGGCCGGCACGCTGTGCAAAGACCAGCAGTTCAGAAGTGATCGATTTGAGTTTGTTGTCTTTGTGCTCGGCAATAACGAAAATCATTACAGTACCTTGGCTTCCTTCTTCAGTTTTTCAACGAGAGCCGCCGCAGCATCCTCGGGCGATCCGCCGATGATTTCCACTTTGCTTTTCCGCTCGGGAACAAATATCTCCTTCACTTCATACATGGCGCCGGCTTTGCCCGCCGCTTCATCACTCAGGCCGAGATCGGCCGCCGACCAGACTTTCATTTCTTTTTTCTTTGCCGCCATGATGCCTTTCAGCGAGGCATAGCGCGGCTGGTTGATTCCGAACTGAATGGTCAGCACCGCCGGCATCGGCAATTCGATGGTTTCGTTGATGCCTCCCTC
It contains:
- a CDS encoding electron transfer flavoprotein subunit alpha/FixB family protein, producing MIFVIAEHKDNKLKSITSELLVFAQRAGRDFGQPVSAVVLGENTTSLAEELKSKKIDRVVTIDDPQLAEYNPDAYVEALKSLCEKEPPFLVLIGHTTQGMDFAPRLSVALRRPLIAGCVEYEKQGDRLILTRQIFNAKMNMKTAVRGEPPYFATASPGAFPGDEVEAGGSAEIVPFSVSLTAPGRRKLIERVEAPKGKADLSSAPIIVSGGRGLKEKENFSLIFELAEAIGGSVGASRPVVDAEWLPREYQIGSSGQTVSPKLYIAIGISGAIQHLVGMQTSRCIVAINKDVEAPIFKVAHYGIVDDLFKVVPALTRIFKDLRQA